A single genomic interval of Antechinus flavipes isolate AdamAnt ecotype Samford, QLD, Australia chromosome 1, AdamAnt_v2, whole genome shotgun sequence harbors:
- the TNFRSF17 gene encoding LOW QUALITY PROTEIN: tumor necrosis factor receptor superfamily member 17 (The sequence of the model RefSeq protein was modified relative to this genomic sequence to represent the inferred CDS: inserted 1 base in 1 codon), producing MAQRCFQNEYFDNLLFACKPCHLRCSNTLPLVCQSYCYASRTSILKITDVSLCICLGVGIISSLTIFLLILLLKKKNPKRSKDELENTEPKTEVQEITKFDLDRSKNDEARILPRNSTTMPYIVEECXDCNLGKGDITSDTYSPLSAMEEGATVPATTKTNDFCKSSPSPMNDTFMGIWKSIFTT from the exons ATGGCTCAAAGGTGCTtccaaaatgaatattttgacaatttgctgtttgcttgcaaaCCCTGTCACCTTCGGTGTTCCAACACACTACCTTTGGTGTGTCAGAGTTATTGTTATGCAA GTAGAACCAGTATTCTTAAAATCACAGATGTGAGTCTTTGCATCTGCTTAGGTGTGGGAATAATTTCATCTTTGACAATTTTCTTGCTAATACTTCTCCTGAAGAAGAAGAATCCCAAGAGATCAAAAGATGAATTGGAAAATACAG AGCCAAAAACTGAAGTACAGGAGATTACTAAATTTGATCTTGATAGAAGTAAAAATGATGAAGCTAGAATCCTTCCTAGAAATAGTACAACTATGCCATACATAGTAGAAGAAT AAGATTGTAATCTAGGCAAAGGAGATATCACCTCAGATACATATTCCCCACTCTCAGCCATGGAAGAAGGAGCAACTgtccctgccactacaaaaacaaaTGACTTTTGCAAGAGTTCACCAAGTCCCATGAATGATACTTTCATGGGGATATGGAAATCTATTTTCACAACATAA